From Blattabacterium cuenoti, a single genomic window includes:
- the rpsU gene encoding 30S ribosomal protein S21, with protein sequence MILITTIREGESIEKALKKCKKKFDKTRILKEFREKQQYIKPSEGRRNEILRAKYIERMKLKKEE encoded by the coding sequence ATGATCTTAATTACCACTATTAGAGAAGGAGAATCAATTGAAAAAGCTTTAAAAAAGTGTAAAAAAAAATTTGATAAAACTCGTATTCTAAAAGAGTTTCGAGAAAAACAACAATATATAAAACCTTCTGAAGGAAGAAGAAATGAAATATTGAGAGCAAAATATATAGAACGTATGAAATTGAAGAAAGAAGAATAG
- a CDS encoding shikimate dehydrogenase family protein has protein sequence MINKITQIYGLIGKNIEYSFSRKFFLKKFKKEFIFNVDYEIFDIPKIENVSLIFQNPYLKGCNVTIPYKKSIISFLTKITSEAKSIGSVNVIKINDQCITGFNTDVLGFECSFKKGLIQFHNKKNLKALILGTGGVSKTVSFVLKKLEISYQYVSRNKNKGFLVYEDINKNLLKEYKIIINCTPIGTYPNINSCPYLPYQHVSYEHYFYDMVYNPNKTLFLKNAEKKGALIKNGLEMLYLQAEESWKIWKI, from the coding sequence ATGATAAATAAAATAACCCAAATTTATGGTTTGATAGGAAAAAATATTGAATATTCTTTTTCGAGAAAATTTTTTTTAAAAAAATTTAAAAAAGAATTTATTTTCAATGTTGATTATGAAATTTTTGATATTCCTAAAATCGAAAATGTATCGTTAATCTTTCAAAATCCTTATCTAAAAGGATGTAATGTAACTATTCCTTACAAAAAGAGTATAATTTCTTTTTTAACTAAAATTACGTCTGAAGCAAAATCTATAGGATCTGTAAATGTGATAAAAATTAATGATCAATGCATAACTGGTTTTAACACAGATGTTTTAGGTTTTGAATGTTCTTTTAAAAAAGGGTTAATCCAATTTCATAATAAAAAAAATTTAAAAGCTCTAATTTTAGGAACTGGAGGTGTTTCTAAAACAGTTTCATTTGTTTTAAAAAAATTAGAAATTTCATATCAATATGTTTCTAGAAACAAAAATAAAGGTTTTTTAGTTTATGAAGATATAAATAAAAATTTATTGAAAGAATATAAAATTATTATCAATTGTACTCCTATAGGAACATATCCTAATATAAATTCATGTCCATATTTACCTTATCAACACGTATCTTATGAACATTATTTTTATGATATGGTTTATAATCCTAATAAGACCTTGTTTTTGAAAAATGCAGAAAAAAAAGGAGCTTTAATAAAAAATGGATTAGAAATGTTATATCTTCAAGCAGAAGAATCTTGGAAGATATGGAAAATATAA
- a CDS encoding 4Fe-4S binding protein, producing the protein MSIKITEKCINCGACEPECPNQAIYEGGKKWRMSDGTSLIKNKTLDPTIFQEPKKKDIYFIVHEKCTECVGFYDQPQCVIICPVQCCVPDPKHYENIEELMKKKILLHENSCNS; encoded by the coding sequence ATGTCCATAAAAATTACAGAAAAATGTATAAATTGTGGGGCTTGTGAACCCGAATGTCCTAATCAAGCTATTTATGAGGGAGGAAAAAAATGGAGAATGTCAGATGGAACTTCTTTGATAAAAAACAAAACGTTGGATCCAACTATATTTCAAGAACCTAAAAAAAAAGACATATATTTTATCGTTCATGAAAAATGTACAGAATGTGTAGGTTTTTATGATCAACCACAATGTGTTATAATTTGTCCAGTTCAATGTTGTGTTCCGGATCCAAAACATTATGAAAATATAGAGGAACTTATGAAAAAAAAAATTCTTTTACATGAAAATTCATGTAATTCATAG
- a CDS encoding acyl-CoA reductase: MIKTFDRLGSFLREVNNFYTHKKSFSQDYKEFFPPFQDLIKKITITNDWFRIEDLLITFDQWGKNLKKEKLEYWMSQYKLKKKNIKKILVIMPGNIPMVGFHDFLCVILSGHKIIIKLSKEDNLLLPFLCKIIIHENPILKNKIKFTNNIFCEKFDYVIATGNHNTARYFEYYFKIYPMLLRKSRTSIAVLQGNETEKELIYLNRDILTYSGRGCRNVGKIFIPHNYDIHLILKKSSVYEYVTKNYKYIDNYKYYLSIYTMNKVFFQKNHFVIFKKEKNDYSPISVVYYEFYNKKNINQLKKIILEKKEHIQCIVSKNFLEKEIYFGQTQYPKLEDYSDEIDTIQFLN, translated from the coding sequence ATGATTAAAACTTTTGACCGTTTAGGATCTTTTTTAAGAGAAGTTAATAATTTTTATACACATAAAAAATCTTTTTCTCAAGATTATAAAGAATTTTTTCCTCCTTTTCAAGATCTTATTAAAAAAATAACTATTACGAACGATTGGTTTAGAATCGAAGATTTATTAATAACTTTTGATCAATGGGGAAAAAATCTTAAGAAAGAAAAACTAGAATATTGGATGAGTCAATATAAATTGAAAAAAAAAAATATAAAAAAAATTCTTGTTATTATGCCTGGAAACATTCCAATGGTAGGTTTTCATGATTTTTTATGTGTTATTTTATCAGGACATAAAATAATAATTAAACTATCAAAAGAAGATAATCTATTACTTCCATTTTTGTGCAAAATCATAATACATGAAAACCCCATATTAAAAAATAAAATCAAATTTACAAATAACATTTTTTGTGAAAAATTTGATTATGTAATAGCGACTGGAAATCATAATACAGCTCGTTATTTTGAATATTATTTTAAGATATACCCTATGTTACTCAGAAAAAGTAGAACCTCTATTGCTGTCTTACAAGGAAATGAAACAGAAAAAGAATTAATTTATTTAAATCGTGATATATTAACTTATTCAGGAAGAGGATGTCGAAATGTGGGAAAAATATTTATTCCTCATAATTATGATATTCATTTAATATTGAAAAAATCATCTGTATATGAATATGTTACAAAAAATTATAAGTATATAGATAATTATAAATATTATCTATCTATCTATACTATGAACAAAGTTTTTTTTCAAAAAAATCATTTTGTTATTTTCAAAAAAGAAAAAAATGATTACAGCCCAATATCTGTTGTTTATTATGAATTTTATAATAAAAAGAATATTAATCAATTAAAAAAAATAATTTTGGAAAAAAAAGAACACATACAATGCATAGTATCTAAAAACTTTTTAGAAAAAGAAATTTATTTTGGACAGACACAATATCCAAAATTAGAAGACTATTCAGATGAAATTGATACAATTCAATTTTTGAATTGA
- a CDS encoding cation diffusion facilitator family transporter, whose amino-acid sequence MDDSKKIKLNFYFQKIICFVAIILFFIKLVTWHITSSLSIFSDAMESLINIISGFIGLCSLYISSLPKDQNHPYGHGKIEFISTAIEGFLISVVGISVFINTFIRIKYNMYEVILSRLDYGIFLMFFTGIINYFLGFLACKIGNQNGALTLIASGKHLQIDTYSTFGIVVGLILLNVTKCIWIDPIISIIFSSLILYTGFKLLRNATAGIMDEYDKKLLKKLSLYLNEKRDINWIDLHHLKIIKYGSALHIDCHLTVPWFFNIKEANQEVKKLTQLTKNEFGSKVELSAHIEACSNNHCTFCLNHYCQVRKNVFQKKILWTLDKTSYYNNNNKNPKL is encoded by the coding sequence ATGGATGATTCAAAAAAAATTAAATTAAACTTTTATTTTCAGAAAATAATTTGTTTTGTCGCGATTATTTTATTTTTCATAAAATTAGTGACTTGGCATATTACTTCTTCCCTTTCTATATTTAGTGATGCAATGGAAAGTTTGATTAATATTATTAGTGGTTTTATCGGATTATGTAGTCTTTATATATCATCTTTACCTAAGGATCAAAATCATCCATATGGACATGGTAAAATAGAATTTATATCAACAGCTATAGAAGGTTTTTTAATTTCTGTAGTAGGAATTTCTGTTTTTATAAATACTTTTATACGTATTAAATATAATATGTATGAAGTTATTTTATCGAGATTAGATTATGGTATTTTTTTGATGTTTTTTACTGGAATTATTAATTATTTTTTAGGATTTTTAGCCTGTAAAATAGGAAATCAGAATGGAGCCTTGACATTAATTGCTAGTGGAAAACACCTTCAAATTGACACTTATTCTACTTTTGGAATAGTTGTAGGATTAATTTTACTGAATGTAACCAAATGTATATGGATAGATCCTATTATTTCTATTATTTTCTCATCCTTAATTTTGTATACGGGATTCAAATTGTTGAGAAATGCTACAGCTGGAATTATGGATGAATATGATAAAAAACTTTTAAAAAAATTGTCTTTATATCTTAACGAAAAAAGAGATATTAATTGGATAGATCTTCATCATTTGAAAATCATTAAATATGGAAGTGCATTGCACATAGATTGTCATCTAACCGTTCCATGGTTTTTTAATATAAAAGAAGCAAATCAAGAAGTAAAAAAGTTAACTCAATTGACTAAAAATGAATTTGGATCTAAAGTAGAATTATCGGCTCACATTGAGGCTTGTTCTAATAATCATTGTACGTTTTGTTTAAATCATTATTGTCAAGTAAGAAAAAATGTTTTTCAAAAAAAAATTCTTTGGACTCTAGATAAAACATCTTATTATAACAACAACAATAAAAATCCTAAACTTTAA
- the ribD gene encoding bifunctional diaminohydroxyphosphoribosylaminopyrimidine deaminase/5-amino-6-(5-phosphoribosylamino)uracil reductase RibD — MKYKEIFMKRAIQLAKNGLGLTSPNPMVGCVIEKNGIVLSEGWHYKKKMYHAEFLAINNIKNKYLFFDCTLYVTLEPCVHFGETPPCVDLIIKKNIPRVVVGIQDPCHKVKGLGIKKLKKYGIEVIENVLIDQCRILNKRFFTFYEKKRPYIILKWAQSDDGFISSYTKKNHWISGIYARQLNHKWRSEEDGILVGRKTVLNDNPRLNVRKWFGKNPIRIFIDQKLSISNSSFILDGSQHTIVFTGINRENKKNIEYIQISFEKKIINQILNFLYKKKILSLIVEGGKKTLENFIKENVWDECRIFICNVLLKNGLKGPKITRGIKSHKKNLDEDQLIIYQFKN; from the coding sequence ATGAAATATAAAGAAATTTTTATGAAAAGAGCTATACAACTAGCTAAAAACGGATTAGGACTTACATCTCCAAACCCTATGGTTGGATGTGTTATAGAAAAAAATGGAATTGTTTTGTCAGAAGGATGGCATTACAAAAAAAAAATGTATCATGCTGAATTTTTAGCTATTAATAATATAAAAAATAAATATTTATTTTTTGATTGTACTTTATATGTTACATTGGAACCATGTGTCCATTTTGGAGAAACTCCTCCTTGTGTCGATTTGATTATTAAAAAAAATATACCAAGAGTAGTAGTGGGAATACAAGATCCTTGTCATAAAGTCAAAGGATTAGGAATAAAAAAATTAAAAAAATATGGGATTGAAGTTATAGAAAATGTTTTGATAGATCAATGTAGAATTTTGAATAAACGTTTTTTTACTTTTTATGAAAAAAAACGTCCTTATATCATATTAAAATGGGCACAAAGTGATGATGGTTTTATATCTTCATATACTAAAAAAAATCATTGGATTAGTGGAATATATGCTAGGCAGCTAAATCATAAATGGAGATCTGAGGAGGATGGAATTTTAGTAGGAAGGAAAACTGTATTAAATGACAATCCAAGACTAAACGTAAGAAAATGGTTTGGAAAAAATCCTATTAGAATTTTTATTGATCAAAAACTGAGTATTTCTAATTCTTCTTTTATTTTGGATGGATCTCAACATACTATTGTATTTACAGGAATCAATAGAGAAAATAAAAAAAATATAGAGTATATTCAAATTTCTTTTGAAAAAAAAATAATCAATCAGATATTAAATTTTTTGTATAAAAAGAAAATATTATCTTTAATAGTGGAAGGAGGAAAAAAAACTTTGGAAAATTTTATAAAAGAAAATGTTTGGGATGAATGTCGTATTTTTATATGCAATGTTTTGTTAAAAAATGGATTAAAGGGACCTAAAATAACAAGAGGAATTAAATCTCATAAAAAGAATTTAGATGAAGATCAACTCATTATTTATCAATTCAAAAATTGA
- the murA gene encoding UDP-N-acetylglucosamine 1-carboxyvinyltransferase: MGTFKIKGGVPLKGEIQPQGSKNESLQVLCAVLLTSEKLRIKNIPEIGDVKCMMKILKDLGVLVIKNGIGDYTFQAKNINIEYLNTKRFREYGKSIRGSIMIAGPLLSRFGKVCIPIPGGDRIGRRRIDAHLTGLKLLGSNIYYHNEYKYFDLRINKNNLIGEYILMEEASITGTANVIMAATLAKGKTTIYNAACEPYIQQLCKLLNKMGAKIKGIGSNLINITGVKELGGCSHTILPDMIEIGSWIGLAAITCSEIRIKNVNWKNLGIIPNTFQKMGIKLEKEKDNIYIPSQKSYQIKKSFNNAILTISDAPWPGLTPDLLSILTVVATQAKGSVLIHQKMFESRLFFVDKLIEMGAQIILCDPHRATVIGLDHQYTLRGATLNSPDIRAGISLLIAALSAKGTSVIQNIEQIDRGYENIDKRLRILGANILRMK; the protein is encoded by the coding sequence ATGGGAACTTTTAAAATAAAAGGAGGAGTTCCTTTAAAAGGAGAAATTCAACCACAAGGATCTAAAAACGAATCTTTACAGGTATTATGTGCCGTATTATTAACTTCAGAAAAGTTAAGAATTAAAAACATACCAGAAATAGGAGATGTTAAATGTATGATGAAAATTCTGAAAGATCTTGGAGTTTTAGTCATAAAAAATGGAATTGGAGATTATACTTTTCAAGCAAAAAATATAAACATTGAATATTTAAATACGAAAAGATTTCGTGAATATGGAAAATCTATCAGAGGATCAATTATGATTGCAGGACCTTTACTTTCTAGATTTGGAAAGGTTTGTATTCCAATTCCTGGAGGAGATAGAATAGGTAGACGACGTATAGATGCTCATTTAACAGGACTAAAATTATTAGGAAGTAATATATACTATCATAATGAATACAAATATTTTGATTTACGTATAAATAAAAACAATTTGATTGGAGAATATATTTTAATGGAAGAAGCTTCTATTACAGGAACAGCTAACGTCATTATGGCTGCAACTTTGGCTAAAGGAAAAACGACCATATACAATGCCGCTTGTGAACCTTATATTCAACAATTATGCAAATTGTTAAATAAAATGGGAGCAAAAATTAAAGGAATAGGATCTAATTTAATTAATATAACTGGAGTTAAAGAATTAGGAGGATGTTCTCATACTATATTACCTGATATGATAGAAATAGGAAGTTGGATAGGATTAGCTGCTATTACTTGTTCCGAAATTAGAATTAAAAATGTTAATTGGAAAAATTTAGGAATTATACCTAATACATTTCAAAAAATGGGAATTAAATTAGAAAAAGAAAAGGATAATATTTATATTCCATCACAAAAATCTTATCAAATAAAAAAATCATTTAATAATGCAATATTAACAATATCCGATGCACCATGGCCTGGATTAACTCCAGATTTATTAAGCATTTTAACTGTAGTAGCGACTCAAGCGAAAGGAAGTGTTTTAATTCATCAGAAAATGTTTGAGAGTAGATTATTTTTCGTAGATAAGCTTATTGAAATGGGAGCACAAATCATATTATGTGATCCTCATAGAGCTACTGTTATAGGATTAGATCATCAATATACTCTTAGAGGAGCGACATTAAATTCACCAGATATAAGAGCAGGAATATCTCTACTTATAGCAGCTCTTTCGGCTAAAGGAACTAGTGTTATTCAAAATATAGAACAAATAGATAGAGGATATGAAAATATAGATAAAAGATTACGTATTTTAGGAGCAAACATTCTAAGAATGAAATGA
- a CDS encoding DUF4290 domain-containing protein, with product MEYNTNRLKLVIPEYGRNIHKMIDHAIQIKNRNKRNRCAWEIIKLMTSSIHTTKFHKSIPYLQHKLWNQLFIMSKYQLDIDTPFPIPKPTSKEIYKINLCNTKKVVYPEYLTNFRYYGKIIRDMIHAAIRCKDTQKKEGLFYAIANTMKKNYLRWNKNMVEDDVIFKDLKKLSEGKICLMKNVDSLLQSSHILKYRKNINMTKRKDYKYD from the coding sequence ATGGAATACAACACGAATCGTTTAAAATTGGTAATCCCAGAATATGGGAGAAATATTCATAAAATGATAGATCACGCCATACAAATAAAAAACAGAAATAAAAGGAATCGTTGTGCATGGGAGATTATTAAATTAATGACGAGTTCTATTCATACTACTAAATTTCATAAATCAATTCCTTATTTACAACATAAATTATGGAATCAACTTTTTATTATGTCCAAATATCAATTGGATATTGATACTCCTTTTCCTATTCCTAAACCCACCTCAAAAGAAATCTACAAAATAAATTTATGTAATACTAAAAAAGTAGTGTATCCTGAATATTTAACAAATTTTAGATATTATGGAAAAATCATAAGAGATATGATACATGCAGCAATACGTTGTAAAGATACACAAAAAAAAGAAGGGTTATTTTATGCTATTGCTAATACAATGAAAAAAAATTATTTAAGATGGAATAAAAACATGGTGGAAGATGATGTGATATTTAAAGATTTAAAAAAACTTTCAGAGGGAAAGATATGTTTAATGAAAAATGTAGATTCTTTATTACAAAGTTCTCATATTTTAAAATATAGAAAAAATATAAATATGACTAAAAGAAAAGATTATAAATATGACTAA
- a CDS encoding ATP-dependent helicase — protein sequence MNYLNKDQHKIIETFNVPILVIAGAGSGKTRVITHRIVHMIQNKGISPFNILALTFTKKAAKEMKSRISNMMINPNNLNQITLGTFHSIFSSILRKESHYLGFKSNYTIYDHKDSENVIKKILENVDVFFNYKEIRRKISEYKNNLYYLLCDKQKLENKKLELFTKIYESYIKRCFQANALDFDDILLYTNHLFFHYPKVLEKYQNQFKYILIDEFQDTNLSQYTIIKNLVSKHKNLFVVGDDAQSIYAFRGANISNILNFNVDYSNAKIFRLEQNYRSTNYIVQASNSIISFNQNQILKKTWTNNEKGEKIKIYCAFSELEEAEYIASSILSIKKKTNFQFENIAILYRANVQSHIIESSLKKKNIPYHIYGSIPFEKKKEIRDVLAFLRIIVNSNDEESLLRIIKNLNPKITKNILNLSKKKEAQVYEIIKNIENYQCYLKINNKTKNKFVNLFLTIEKLRISLEQENAYIIAKNVVSFLLKENYKNYKNEYFQYILDNIFQYVQDQKKLKNEGDSSLAGFIQCFYMEIHENIHHKDNEKNKISLMTIHLSKGLEFSIVFITGLEENLFPSKSSLEDPFKIEEERRLFYVALTRAQKKVVLTYTKYRFIWGKKKKNIPSRFINELNKNFIDIENHKSILEKKKLIL from the coding sequence ATGAATTATCTAAATAAAGATCAACATAAAATCATAGAAACCTTTAATGTTCCTATTTTAGTTATTGCTGGAGCAGGATCTGGAAAAACTCGTGTTATTACACACCGTATTGTTCACATGATTCAAAATAAGGGAATATCTCCTTTTAATATATTGGCTTTGACTTTTACCAAAAAAGCTGCTAAAGAAATGAAAAGTCGTATTTCTAACATGATGATCAATCCCAACAATTTGAATCAAATCACATTGGGAACTTTTCATTCCATATTTTCTAGTATTTTAAGAAAAGAATCCCATTATCTAGGGTTTAAGTCAAATTATACCATTTATGATCATAAAGATTCAGAAAATGTAATCAAAAAAATATTAGAAAATGTAGATGTATTTTTTAATTATAAAGAAATAAGAAGAAAAATTTCTGAATATAAAAATAATTTATATTATTTATTATGTGATAAACAAAAATTAGAAAATAAAAAATTAGAACTTTTTACTAAAATATATGAATCTTATATAAAGCGTTGTTTTCAAGCAAATGCTTTAGATTTTGATGATATATTGCTTTATACTAATCATTTATTTTTTCATTATCCAAAGGTACTTGAAAAATATCAAAATCAATTTAAATACATATTAATTGATGAATTTCAAGATACAAATTTATCTCAATATACTATTATAAAAAATTTGGTTTCTAAACACAAAAATCTTTTTGTAGTAGGAGATGATGCTCAAAGTATTTATGCTTTTCGTGGAGCTAATATTTCAAATATATTAAATTTTAATGTTGATTATAGTAATGCTAAAATTTTTCGTCTTGAACAAAATTATCGTTCCACTAATTATATCGTACAAGCTTCTAATAGTATCATTTCTTTTAATCAAAATCAAATTTTGAAAAAAACATGGACAAATAATGAAAAAGGAGAAAAAATAAAAATATATTGTGCTTTTTCTGAACTCGAAGAAGCAGAATATATCGCTTCTTCTATTCTTTCAATAAAAAAGAAAACAAATTTTCAATTTGAAAATATTGCTATTCTTTACAGAGCAAATGTTCAATCACATATTATAGAATCTTCTCTTAAAAAAAAAAATATTCCATATCATATATATGGATCCATACCGTTTGAAAAAAAAAAGGAAATTCGAGATGTTTTGGCGTTTCTTAGGATCATTGTGAATTCAAATGATGAAGAATCTTTATTACGTATTATAAAAAATTTAAATCCCAAAATCACGAAAAACATATTGAATTTATCCAAAAAAAAAGAAGCCCAAGTTTATGAAATAATTAAAAATATTGAAAATTATCAATGTTATTTAAAAATAAATAATAAAACGAAAAATAAATTCGTCAATTTATTTTTGACAATAGAAAAACTGCGTATTAGTTTAGAACAAGAAAACGCATATATCATAGCAAAAAATGTAGTAAGTTTTTTGTTAAAAGAAAATTATAAAAATTATAAAAACGAATATTTTCAATATATACTTGATAATATATTTCAATACGTTCAAGATCAAAAAAAATTAAAAAATGAAGGGGATTCAAGTTTAGCTGGGTTCATTCAATGTTTTTATATGGAAATACATGAAAATATTCATCATAAAGACAATGAAAAAAACAAAATTTCATTAATGACAATTCATTTATCTAAAGGATTAGAATTCTCCATTGTGTTTATTACAGGATTAGAAGAAAATTTGTTTCCATCCAAATCTAGTTTAGAAGATCCGTTTAAAATCGAGGAAGAACGTCGTTTATTTTATGTTGCTTTGACTCGAGCCCAAAAAAAAGTAGTACTTACTTATACAAAGTATAGATTTATATGGGGAAAGAAAAAAAAGAATATACCTAGTCGTTTCATTAACGAACTTAATAAAAACTTTATTGATATAGAAAATCATAAATCTATATTAGAAAAAAAAAAATTAATTCTTTAA
- the recG gene encoding ATP-dependent DNA helicase RecG has product MSCNILNKSIKYLKGLSLRKADLFNHELNLYTYEDLLFFYPKKYTYLSTKKISELSNHNHNDFVKIIGKIHKIEEINYKNKKGKMLVASLEDRTGLIELVWFQKNNFIKKNITENIRVIVYGKINYFQDKLQIIHPNIKEFNDSIENHSIFPVYSIPKNLIKKGINNFFMISLLQNLIKELKNDISEFFFQDFMNKKLMSRKKALIQIHFPKSLDFLLQAQYSLKFEELFLLKLFFLSKKEKEIVYSYPFTKLGKNFHNFYKYFIPFTLTTEQKKVFKEIWIDLKKNTQMNRLLQGEVGCGKTIIAILSMLVALDNGFQSCLMAPTEVLAIQHYSSIKKMVSTIGIKIALLTSSISDSIRKSLYHEILKGQISIVIGTHSLIQEKVKFKNLGLAIIDEEQRFGVEQREKICKKDNKAPHILIMTATPIPRTLAKIIYHDLNISIIKELPLGRKPIKTIHFFNKNRDQAFKIVKEQISKGRQIYIIYPTINTSLKYKNLMKGYQEIREKFKNLEKKIGILHGEMNFQEKNIQINRFLCGETKILIATTVIEVGVNVPNASVILIENANFFGLSQLHQLRGRVGRGIHQSYCILVTDHKISVEGFFRIKKMCETNKGLEIAKEDLKLRGGGDLIGTKQSGKNYFCIVNLIRDYKLIKEVFPIAKNFFHKNPNFFNNKKNIFYEYYKKKWKNLMNKHHELSK; this is encoded by the coding sequence ATGTCCTGCAATATTCTAAATAAATCTATAAAATATTTAAAAGGATTGAGTTTAAGAAAAGCTGATTTATTTAATCATGAATTAAACCTTTATACATACGAAGATTTACTTTTTTTTTATCCTAAAAAGTATACATATTTATCTACAAAAAAAATATCAGAATTATCAAATCATAATCATAATGATTTTGTCAAAATAATAGGAAAAATTCATAAGATTGAAGAAATCAACTATAAAAATAAAAAAGGAAAAATGTTAGTCGCTTCTTTGGAAGATAGAACAGGTTTGATTGAATTAGTTTGGTTTCAAAAAAATAATTTTATAAAAAAAAATATAACAGAAAATATTAGAGTAATCGTTTATGGAAAAATAAATTATTTTCAAGATAAACTTCAAATCATTCATCCCAATATTAAAGAATTTAATGATTCAATAGAAAATCATTCTATATTTCCTGTATATTCTATTCCTAAAAACTTGATAAAAAAAGGAATTAATAATTTTTTTATGATCAGTTTGTTACAAAATCTTATAAAGGAATTAAAAAATGATATTAGTGAATTTTTTTTTCAAGATTTTATGAATAAAAAATTAATGTCAAGAAAAAAAGCTTTAATTCAAATTCATTTTCCAAAATCTTTAGATTTTTTATTACAAGCACAATATTCTTTAAAATTTGAAGAGTTATTTTTATTAAAACTATTTTTTTTATCTAAAAAAGAAAAAGAAATCGTATACAGTTATCCTTTTACAAAATTAGGTAAGAATTTTCATAATTTTTACAAATATTTTATACCTTTTACTCTAACAACAGAACAAAAAAAAGTGTTTAAAGAGATATGGATTGATTTAAAAAAAAACACTCAAATGAATAGATTATTACAAGGAGAGGTGGGGTGTGGTAAAACTATTATAGCTATATTGTCAATGCTTGTAGCTTTAGATAACGGATTTCAATCTTGTTTAATGGCTCCTACTGAAGTTTTAGCTATACAACATTATTCTTCTATCAAGAAAATGGTTTCAACAATTGGAATTAAAATCGCCTTATTAACAAGTTCTATTTCTGATTCTATTCGAAAATCTTTATATCATGAAATATTAAAGGGACAAATTTCTATTGTAATAGGAACCCATTCTTTAATTCAAGAAAAAGTTAAATTCAAAAATCTTGGATTAGCAATCATAGATGAAGAACAACGTTTCGGAGTAGAGCAAAGAGAAAAAATTTGTAAAAAAGATAATAAAGCTCCTCATATACTCATTATGACAGCTACTCCAATTCCTAGAACTTTAGCAAAAATTATTTACCATGATTTGAATATTTCTATTATAAAAGAATTGCCTTTAGGAAGAAAACCTATTAAAACTATTCATTTTTTTAACAAAAATCGAGATCAAGCTTTTAAAATAGTGAAAGAACAAATTTCAAAGGGAAGACAAATTTATATTATATATCCCACAATTAATACTTCTTTAAAGTATAAAAATTTAATGAAAGGATATCAAGAAATTAGAGAAAAGTTTAAAAATTTAGAAAAAAAGATTGGAATTTTACATGGTGAAATGAATTTTCAAGAAAAAAATATACAAATTAATCGATTTTTATGTGGAGAAACTAAAATTTTAATAGCAACTACAGTTATAGAAGTAGGAGTGAACGTTCCTAATGCGTCCGTTATTTTAATAGAAAATGCAAATTTTTTCGGATTGTCTCAATTACATCAATTGAGGGGAAGAGTAGGAAGAGGAATTCATCAAAGTTATTGTATTCTTGTCACTGATCATAAAATTAGTGTAGAAGGTTTTTTTAGAATCAAAAAAATGTGTGAAACAAATAAAGGATTAGAAATAGCTAAAGAAGATTTAAAATTACGTGGTGGTGGAGACTTAATAGGAACAAAACAAAGTGGAAAAAATTATTTTTGTATTGTAAATCTGATCAGAGATTATAAATTGATAAAAGAAGTTTTCCCGATTGCTAAAAATTTTTTTCATAAAAATCCTAATTTTTTTAATAATAAAAAAAATATTTTTTACGAATACTATAAAAAAAAATGGAAAAATTTAATGAATAAACACCATGAATTATCTAAATAA